The Oleispira antarctica RB-8 genome contains the following window.
ATTTGATAGTGTGCGATCTTGTAAATAAAGAAAACCTAGAGGGCGAGTGAGTGTTATTTGCTCAATCTTCAGTTCTGCTAATCCAATTTCTTCGGCGTTATCGAGCATAGACTCGGGCAATAAACTCCAGCCTAAACCAACAGAGACCAACATCTTTATTGTCTCTAAATAATTGGTTGGCATGGGGGTATGCAAAGTCAGATTTTGCTGTTTAAATTTCTCCACCAGCAGTTTAAAAGTAAAGGTATTCGCCTCCGGCAGAATGGCAGGGTATGTACTCAAATCCCTCAGCTGAGCATGCGCTAGCTGATTAAGTGGATGTTCTTTAGCGCAGACAAAGACCATTTTATCGTGCCAAAGCACTTCACTGATCATGCCTTCTGGAGAATTATTAGTATTCGATGTTTCTAATGTTGTTAATGCCAGCTCAACTTTTCTCTGAGCAACCGCTTGATAGGCAGACTCAGACCCCATAAAACTTAAATTAAGTTCAGCTAATGGAAACTGGCTCACAAATGATTTTAAAAACGGCGGTAGTCTGTGTAAGCCAATATGATGGCTCGTACCGAGCTTCAATCTGCCT
Protein-coding sequences here:
- a CDS encoding Transcriptional regulator, LysR family, which codes for MDIQALTAFIAVAEHKSFSLAAEQLHLTQPAISKRIKGLEEQLNSPLFDRHNRSLSLTDTGHSLLPKAKEIVQLVRDTQLSMRNMNHQVEGRLKLGTSHHIGLHRLPPFLKSFVSQFPLAELNLSFMGSESAYQAVAQRKVELALTTLETSNTNNSPEGMISEVLWHDKMVFVCAKEHPLNQLAHAQLRDLSTYPAILPEANTFTFKLLVEKFKQQNLTLHTPMPTNYLETIKMLVSVGLGWSLLPESMLDNAEEIGLAELKIEQITLTRPLGFLYLQDRTLSNAAKAFIALIKA